The following coding sequences are from one Dreissena polymorpha isolate Duluth1 chromosome 8, UMN_Dpol_1.0, whole genome shotgun sequence window:
- the LOC127841302 gene encoding uncharacterized protein LOC127841302, with the protein MSNCKQELAKQADIHKQDIDEHVDSQKQGIDDHTGRNKQGIDEHVKGHKQGMDKHADIHKQGMDKHADRHKQDMYEHADRHKQGMDEHADKHKQDIDEHAGRHKQNMDEHADRHKQGIDEHASRHKQCLDEQAEKCIKDIQEQFGNTNFTETTYKQSCKGIIWLFTHVIAIMEL; encoded by the exons ATGAGCAATTGTAAGCAAGAGCTCGCAAAACAGGCAGATATACATAAACAGGATATCGATGAACACGTCGACAGTCAAAAACAAGGCATAGATGATCACACCGGAAGAAACAAACAGGGCATAGATGAACATGTCAAAGGACACAAACAGGGTATGGATAAACACGCCGATATACACAAACAGGGCATGGATAAACACGCCGATAGACACAAACAGGACATGTATGAACACGCCGATAGACACAAACAGGGCATGGATGAACACGCTGATAAACACAAACAGGACATCGATGAACACGCTGGTAGACACAAACAGAACATGGATGAACACGCTGATAGACACAAACAGGGCATAGATGAACACGCCAGTAGACACAAACAGTGCTTAGATGAACAAGCAGAAAAATGCATTAAGGACATCCAAGAACAGTTTGGAAATACAAATTTCACTGAAACAACGTACAAACAGTCCTGTAAAG gtattaTATGGCTCTTCACACATGTGATTGCAATCATGGAATTATAA